Part of the Leclercia sp. AS011 genome is shown below.
TGGTGCCCCCAATAATATTATTGGGGGCAACTGCCAGGTGTTTCAAAAAAGGGGTTTCATCATGTTTAATGAAGTCCAAAGCTTTCATGGTCAGACATTATTGTTAGTGACCAAACCTTCTTTACAGGCGACAGCCTTACTGCAGCATTTAAAGCAAAGTCTTACATTGAGCGGAAAATTGCATAGCATTCAACGCTCTTTCGATGACATTGCGCCTGGTAGCATTATTCTTTTCGATATGATGGAAGCGGATAAAAAACTTATCCAATACTGGCAAGATATTTTAAGCAGAAAAAACAACAATATCCGTGTGTTATTGTTGAATACCCCTGAGGAGTATCCGTTCAGGGATATTGAAAGCTGGCCGCATATCAACGGCGTCTTTTATGTCAATGAGGACGAGGCGCGCGTGGTAGAGGGCCTGCAGGGCGTTCTGCGGGGTG
Proteins encoded:
- the csgD gene encoding biofilm master transcriptional regulator CsgD → MFNEVQSFHGQTLLLVTKPSLQATALLQHLKQSLTLSGKLHSIQRSFDDIAPGSIILFDMMEADKKLIQYWQDILSRKNNNIRVLLLNTPEEYPFRDIESWPHINGVFYVNEDEARVVEGLQGVLRGECYFSQKLASYLITHSGNYRYNSSESALLTHREKEILNKLRIGASNIEIARSLFISENTVKTHLYNLFKKIAVKNRTQAVSWANDNLRR